The Brassica napus cultivar Da-Ae chromosome C7, Da-Ae, whole genome shotgun sequence genome has a segment encoding these proteins:
- the LOC106421108 gene encoding transcription factor bHLH162-like, whose product MDQSLSNTSQSRSVDRKTIEKNRRIQMKALSSELNALLPQTSRAPLTLPDQLDEAANYIKKLQVNMEKMTERKRKLAATGSSSMSSSVDVSVPKRLPKIEIQETGSILHIFLVTSVEHKFIFYEIISVLSDESGAEITHAGSSTVDDTVFHTLHCKVEDCDYGASSRISESLKKLVNNFN is encoded by the exons atggaTCAGAGCCTTTCAAACACTAGTCAGTCAAGATCTGTAGATCGCAAAACGATTGAGAAAAATAGAAGGATTCAGATGAAAGCTCTTTCTTCAGAACTCAACGCTCTTCTTCCTCAAACTTCTAgg GCGCCTTTAACACTTCCTGATCAGCTTGATGAAGCTGCAAACTACATCAAGAAGCTACAAGTGAACATGGAGAAAATGACAGAAAGGAAGAGGAAACTTGCTGCGACTGGATCTTCATCCATGTCATCGAGTGTCGATGTCTCTGTGCCTAAAAGGTTGCCAAAAATTGAGATTCAAGAAACCGGTTCGATTCTTCACATCTTTCTTGTGACAAGTGTGGAGCACAAGTTTATATTCTATGAGATCATTAGCGTTCTCTCTGACGAATCAGGAGCTGAGATCACTCACGCTGGATCATCAACTGTTGATGATACCGTCTTCCACACTCTTCATTGCAAG GTGGAAGATTGTGATTATGGAGCTAGTAGTAGAATTTCTGAGAGTCTGAAGAAACTTGTGAACAATTTCAACTAA